The genomic region TTGACCAGCCAGTCCTCGCCGGTTTTGAACATGCGCGGCGGAGCGACCCAGATTTTCTTTTCACCGGGTGCTGCGTGAACGAGCTCGACGGCTCGCTTGTATTGCTTGGGGTCTTCGAGTTCGAGGTAGAGTTCGTGGTAGGGGAGGGTGAGGGCTGTCTCGAGCTGCTCGAAGGAGCGCAGGTAGGGGATGATTTGGGGCGTGCTCGAATCACTTGCTTCTGGGCTCTGAGGTCTGGGCTCTGGCAGGCTCGCCCGGCGGTCGAGCCCTACCTCGAGCTGCCAGCGCAGAGGCTGCTTTCGCAGGGCTATCAGCGTATCCACGGCGTCGCGACGGAGCTGGTTGAGCTTCGACACGGGGAAATGGCAGTCGCCTTCAAGGTGATTGCTCAGCTGGTTTAGGTGAAACGGGGAGCCTCCGAGGCGACCGAGCTGCTTGCGCAAGGTCGTTTCGTCCAGACCGCGGTTGGTCGCGGTTTGAAGAAGGTCGGCCGATTCGGCTCGAGCGACGCGTCCGGCTTCGTCGCGAAGCTCGATGGCGAGGGGATGGCCTGGGCATCCGTGCACGGCCACGTCGATAGGCCGGGTGAAATTCGGTTGCTCCACCTCGTAGCTTTGACGCAGCTCCTTGTCGAGGGCGGGATCGGAGGTTTTGAAAAGGGTGTCGCCCGGCTTCACGCGATTCCAATCGATGGATCTGCTGAGAAACCTGATGAAGGCGCGATCGCCTTTCGTATCGACGGAGATGATACGGCCACCTTCTTCTCGCTCGTCCGGCCTGCCGCGGTCGAAAACGACCCCGTCGCCCGCTTTTAGCGGCGCTTCCAGGTTTAGGGCCACGCCATCGCGCTCGACGCTTTGCACTCGGCCGAGCCGCAGGCCCCGCTTTTTGCCGAAGCGAGCGTGGACGAGGCGCTGGTTGTCGATGCCGCGAAGCCAGCCATCCGAAAGCCCGCGGCTGAAGGTCATTTCTAGTTTGTATCGAGACTCTGAATGCGAGTCGTCCTCTGAGAGATTCTTTTCGGTTTCCCCGATGTAGGCGCTCCAGGCTTCGTCGAGCGCTTTGCGATAGACCTGAGTCACTGCGGCCACGTACTCGGGGGATTTCAGGCGGCCTTCGATTTTCAGGGTGGCGACGCCTGCTTCGATGATTTCCGGCATAGCGTCGAGACCGGTCAGGTCCTGGGGGCTGAGCAGGTAGCGGCGGTCGCCGAGCTGGACTTGTTTGCCGTCGGCGTGAAGCTCGTAGGGGAGGCGGCAGGCTTGGGCGCACTCGCCTCGGTTGGCCGAGCGGCCGCCGAGGGATTCGGAAGTGAGGCACTGTCCGGAGTAGGCGACGCACAGGGCGCCGTGCACGAAGAGCTCGATGGGAACCTCGGTGCCCGAGGCGATGGTTTTCTCTCGGATGGCGCCGACCTCCCTGAGCGAGGTTTCTCGTGCCAGCACCACCACGCTAGAGCCCAGATCGCGGGCGAACGCGATGCCCGCTTCGCTGGTGACCGACATCTGAGTCGACGCGTGGATGGGGAAGTCGGGCGAAAGGCGACGGATAAGGCGGCAGATGCCAACGTCTTGCACGATGGCGGCATCGACGCCGGCAGCGATGATGGAGCGGAGAAAGGACTCCGCATCCGGCATCTCGTCGGAAAAAACGAGAATATTGAAGGTCACGTAGCCCTTGACCCCTCTGGAGTGCAGGAAGGCCATGAGCTCGGGCAGGTCGGCCACGGTGAAGTTCTTGCCCCGCATGCGGGCGTTGAAGCGCTCCAGTCCGAAATAGATGGCGTCGGCCCCGTTTTCCACTGCCGCCCGGGCGCAGTCCCAGTTTCCCGCAGGGCAGAGCAGCTCGGGTTTGGAGACTTGGCGGGTGTTTTCCTCTCGTTGCGAGAGGCGCTTGGGAATGAGTTTCGGCATGGTAGGCGGTTCGCTGAGCGGGGGAATTGAGTGCGCAATGCTCGTGATGGCAAGCGCGGGACGGAGCGAATTGCCGGCTCGACGCATCTAAGTGGCCTTGGGGACGAAAAACTCCGGGAAGGGGCCTAGGCAAGCTGGCTTGTGTCGAGGGGTGTTTTTGCCGATAGGTAGCTGTGGTGACAAGAAAAGGAGTAGCGTATCTCGTGGCGTTCGTAGCGGCCCTGCTGGCCCTCTACCTGTCAACGCGCCGTCTCGCTACCGGTCCGCAAGGGAAGCAAGGATCTCCTGAGGTGGTGCAAGATGCTGAAAACGAGTGGGTTGCGAACGTCCTAGGCCGCGAGGACGATCTTCCTCTAGCGACGGCCGTCTTCGCCACCGAACCCGCCCGCTGGCCGGGGTTTCCTTTTTCCGAGCTGGACCGGCGTGGCGAATTGATCGAGGAAAGCGTGACCTACGATGACGCGACGCGTCGCGGCAAGCGCTCTCGATTGCTTTCGGTGCCGGATTTCCCATTTCCCGTGCGCATCGATTATGGCTATGAACGCGATGCGACGACGGGCGAGCGCATCGTGCTCAGCGTGAGCGAGATGGCGGCGGACCGTATCCTGGTGCGAGTGAGCGAATCCGCCGGAATCCGCGCCCTCGAGCGATTGGCTGAGGAGGTGGGAGTGGGCGAGGTCAAGCGACTTGGCTCGATGCCTTGGTACGAGCTGAGACTTGCCGAGGCGGATCTGAGGGCCGTGCCGGAAGGAATCGCGAAGGTCTACGAAAACGCAGAATCCGTCAAGGGGCTGTATGCGGAGCCCAACTACATCGTGCACGCCGCTTCCCTTCCGAATGATCCCAAACTGCAGGACGGCACTCTTTGGGGGCTGGACAATCAAGGGCAAAACGGCGGCGTGGCGGATGTCGATATCGATGCGTCCGAAGCGTGGGCTGTTCGCAGCGACGCTTCGCAAATCGTAGTCGCAGTGATCGATACCGGGATAAATACCGAGCACCTGGATCTCGTATCCAATCTTTGGGTAAACGAAGGAGAGATCCCTGACAACGGGGTCGACGACGATGGCAATGGATTTATCGATGACGTGCACGGGATAAACGTCATTCGGATGACCGGCGATCCGATGGATGACAATGGACATGGCACGCATTGCTCTGGCACTATCGCAGCTCGGGGAGATGACGGGCAGGGAGTTGTCGGAGTGGCTTGGCAGGCGCAGCTCATGGGGTGCAAGTTTCTCTCGGCATCCGGCAGTGGGACCACCGCGGACGCCATTTTGTGCATCGACTACGCCCTCGCCATGGGCGCCGATGTGATGAGCAACAGCTGGGGGGGCGGTCCGTACTCACAGGCGTTGTACGATGCCATCGATTTTGCCGAACAGGCTGGGGTGGCGTTTGTGGCCGCAGCGGGAAACTCCGGCCGAGACGCGGATGCGGCCCCGTCCTATCCGGCGGGCTACGATCTCGACAATGTCGTCTCCGTCGCCGCGATTGACCGTTCCGGCGAATTGTCCGGATTTTCCAACTACGGAGTTGAGAGAGTTGATCTCGCCGCTCCAGGATCGGAGATCCATTCGACGTGGATCGGGGGAGCGGACGAGTACAAAAGCATAAGCGGAACCTCCATGGCGACTCCTCATGTGAGCGGTGCCTTGGCCTTGTTGCTGGCGGAGTATCCGCAAGCTCCGTTGCGGGAGAACCTTCGCCGTCTGTATTATGGTGTGGATACGAGAGAGGCTCTGTGGGAAAAAACCGCTTTCGGGGGTTGGCTCAATCTGGCCCGTTCGCTGGCTATGGTCGAGGCGCCTGAGCCGCCAGTCTTTGTGAAGCGCCCCGCCGCAAACACCATTGCGATCGAGGGAGGCGACCTTCTGCTTGAGGCTCAGGTTCAGAGCGAACTTCCGCTGTCGGCGCAATGGTATTTCGAAGGCGCGCTCATCGATGGGGCCACCGATCCCTCCCTCGTCGTGAAAGGGGTCACGCAGGCCGACGCTGGCGCCTATCGATTCGTGGCATCGAATGATGACGGAGTGGTCCAATCGATTGCTCGCGTGGAGGTCGTGGCGGAGGATGCGACCCTCGCCAGCGCGGTCGACGCTGGTTTGTATGCATTTTATAGTTACGGAGATGAAGCGTGGGAGGAGTATCCTTACGACTCGGTCGAGGGAGGAAGCAGCGCCCGTTCGGGCCCGATCCTTGATGGTGAGGAATCCGGACTTTTCGTAGACCTGCAAGGCCCGGGACTCGTGACGTTCTTCTGGCGGCTTTCGGCTGAAACGAACTGGGACTACGGGGAAGTTCTTCTCGATGGGCAGCGTCGTTCCAGCGTTCGCTCCGTAGGCGAATGGAGTGAAGTGTCGGTCGAGCTGGAAGAAGCGAAAACGTATCGATTGGAGTGGCGCTACGTGAAGGATCAGTTCGGAGCCATGGGGCAGGATGCTCTTTTCGTGGACGCGGTTCGATTTTACCCGAGCGGCGAGGGGCCGCCGATCATCGTGCGGCAGCCGGAGTCCGCGGTTCTCGGAACGGATGCGGAGTATTATCTCGCTGTCGCAGCTCTGGCAGAGGGTGGGACGTATCAATGGTACAAAGACGATGCGGAAATCGAAGGAGCCATTCAGAGAACGCTTCGAGTGGTAGCTGATTCTCCAGAGAAGGAGGGCGTCTATCATGTGGTGGTTTTCAATGAGAATGGTCAGACCGCTAGCGCGGAAGTGCGTATCCAGATCGCGGATATAGCAGCTACGATTCAGGCGGATCCGGATGACGTGACTGCGACCGTAGGGGAGCGCGTTCGGTTCGAAGCCGAGGTGGCAGGATCATTGCCCTTGCGTCTGCAGTGGTACCGCGACGGAGTGAGTTTGGCTGGCGAGACCGGAGAGGTTTTGGAAATCGAATCGGTTCGTCTCGAGGATGCGGGGCGCTATCGGCTTGGCGTTTCCAACGCGTTTACCAGTGGAATCGTTTATTCGGAAGAAGCCCAGCTCGCAGTGAGCGACGTCGATCTCGCTCCGCGTTTCGTCAAGCAGCCCAGTTCCGGCTACTGGCAGCTAGGCTCTCCTTTTCGGCTCTCGGCCGCGGTGGAGGGAGGGCTCCCTATCACGTATCAATGGTTTAAGGACGGCGAAGCTCTCGAGGGGGAGACGGATCGTTTTCTGGAAAGATCGTCGGCGCAGCAGGAAGACGCGGGAAACTATCGCTTGAAGGCGAGCAACGCCCTTGGTGAAGCGACGAGCCAGGTCGCGGAGGCCGTCATCATCGGGAATGTCGCTGAAGCCTTGGACACTCCCGAGAGGGCGTGGCAGCTGGAAGGGGGAGGCTACTTCTTCGCCCAAAGCGAGGTGACCCACGATGGAGTCGACGCGTTGCAATCGTCCAGCGAATCCAGTTTCTTTGGGAAGCTTTCGGTTATTGAAACTGAGGTCGCGGGTCCGGCGAACGTTTCGCTGTACTGGAAGCAGGATGTGGCCTGGACACCATCGGAAATCGCCCTTTTCGTGGATGACGAGCTGGTCGGCCGGATGAGCCGAGCCCGAGATTGGAATCGGGTTCTCGCGAAAGCGCCTGCTGGCGTGCACACCTTGCGCGTACAGAGCTTGATCGAATCCGGCAGCACCTTGTGGATTGACGAGGTCGAAGTATTCGAGCGTCCCGCGATTCATGCGATCGTTCGACCTGTCGCGGTCGAGGTAGGCGATACGGCTCAGCTTTGGGTTGACGCGTTTGGAGCGGGCTCGCTTACGTATCAATGGTTTAAGGACAATGTGCCTCTGGTTGGAGAAGATCGTTCCGTTTTGGATCTTGAGAATTTGGATACAGAGACGGAAGGCATGTATCATGTGTTGGTGGAGAACGAATATGGTAGCGCTCAGAGCGAGCCGGTTGCCGTGAAAGTTCTAACGCGAGTGGCGCCGGAAGTTGCCGATGAAAGCGTCGACCTCGCTTTTCAGGAAAGCGATGGTTGGATCGCCACCGTGGATGGAGAGGGGGAGGTCGCGCTCGTATCGACCGCGAATTCCTCGGGCGAGGAAAACCGTTTGGAAGCCATCGTGCAAGGTCCGGGCTCCTTGGTTTTCGATCTTGGGATTGAGAGCTCTGGCTGCTGCGCCTCGGTGCGCTTGCTGGTCGACGATGAGCAGCGAGCCCTCTATTCGGATGGTTTCGAAGGGGAGGGCGCCCCTGCATTGACCCAGCGGCAAGTTTGGCTGGAGGAAGGCGTTCACCTGGTGTCATGGGTTTTTAGATACGGAAACAATGCTCCGCCGAACGCTCGCGCCGCGTTTCTCGATTCCATTCGGCTGACCAGCGATCCTGTTTTCACGAAGCATCCGGTGTCGCGACGAGTGGTGGAAGGCGCCACGGTGACGCTATCGGTCGAGCTTGCGAACGTGGAAGGCATGAGCTTTCAGTGGTACCGGGAAGATCAGCC from Pelagicoccus sp. SDUM812003 harbors:
- a CDS encoding DUF3656 domain-containing protein, translating into MPKLIPKRLSQREENTRQVSKPELLCPAGNWDCARAAVENGADAIYFGLERFNARMRGKNFTVADLPELMAFLHSRGVKGYVTFNILVFSDEMPDAESFLRSIIAAGVDAAIVQDVGICRLIRRLSPDFPIHASTQMSVTSEAGIAFARDLGSSVVVLARETSLREVGAIREKTIASGTEVPIELFVHGALCVAYSGQCLTSESLGGRSANRGECAQACRLPYELHADGKQVQLGDRRYLLSPQDLTGLDAMPEIIEAGVATLKIEGRLKSPEYVAAVTQVYRKALDEAWSAYIGETEKNLSEDDSHSESRYKLEMTFSRGLSDGWLRGIDNQRLVHARFGKKRGLRLGRVQSVERDGVALNLEAPLKAGDGVVFDRGRPDEREEGGRIISVDTKGDRAFIRFLSRSIDWNRVKPGDTLFKTSDPALDKELRQSYEVEQPNFTRPIDVAVHGCPGHPLAIELRDEAGRVARAESADLLQTATNRGLDETTLRKQLGRLGGSPFHLNQLSNHLEGDCHFPVSKLNQLRRDAVDTLIALRKQPLRWQLEVGLDRRASLPEPRPQSPEASDSSTPQIIPYLRSFEQLETALTLPYHELYLELEDPKQYKRAVELVHAAPGEKKIWVAPPRMFKTGEDWLVKQLTTCGADGFLARNHEHLKSLSNFPLRGDFSLNVANHLTAEYLIERYQLQRLTASYDLNATQLAALLENAPPQWFEITLHQHMPMFHMEHCVFCAFLSDGKDFRDCGRPCDTHQVSLKDRTGMLHPLKADAGCRNTVFNAKAQTGAEFAQDLLALGVRAFRVEFLNESPQEVIETLDRYERLLAGKLSGQALWRELKLINQLGVTRGTLRER
- a CDS encoding S8 family serine peptidase, giving the protein MTRKGVAYLVAFVAALLALYLSTRRLATGPQGKQGSPEVVQDAENEWVANVLGREDDLPLATAVFATEPARWPGFPFSELDRRGELIEESVTYDDATRRGKRSRLLSVPDFPFPVRIDYGYERDATTGERIVLSVSEMAADRILVRVSESAGIRALERLAEEVGVGEVKRLGSMPWYELRLAEADLRAVPEGIAKVYENAESVKGLYAEPNYIVHAASLPNDPKLQDGTLWGLDNQGQNGGVADVDIDASEAWAVRSDASQIVVAVIDTGINTEHLDLVSNLWVNEGEIPDNGVDDDGNGFIDDVHGINVIRMTGDPMDDNGHGTHCSGTIAARGDDGQGVVGVAWQAQLMGCKFLSASGSGTTADAILCIDYALAMGADVMSNSWGGGPYSQALYDAIDFAEQAGVAFVAAAGNSGRDADAAPSYPAGYDLDNVVSVAAIDRSGELSGFSNYGVERVDLAAPGSEIHSTWIGGADEYKSISGTSMATPHVSGALALLLAEYPQAPLRENLRRLYYGVDTREALWEKTAFGGWLNLARSLAMVEAPEPPVFVKRPAANTIAIEGGDLLLEAQVQSELPLSAQWYFEGALIDGATDPSLVVKGVTQADAGAYRFVASNDDGVVQSIARVEVVAEDATLASAVDAGLYAFYSYGDEAWEEYPYDSVEGGSSARSGPILDGEESGLFVDLQGPGLVTFFWRLSAETNWDYGEVLLDGQRRSSVRSVGEWSEVSVELEEAKTYRLEWRYVKDQFGAMGQDALFVDAVRFYPSGEGPPIIVRQPESAVLGTDAEYYLAVAALAEGGTYQWYKDDAEIEGAIQRTLRVVADSPEKEGVYHVVVFNENGQTASAEVRIQIADIAATIQADPDDVTATVGERVRFEAEVAGSLPLRLQWYRDGVSLAGETGEVLEIESVRLEDAGRYRLGVSNAFTSGIVYSEEAQLAVSDVDLAPRFVKQPSSGYWQLGSPFRLSAAVEGGLPITYQWFKDGEALEGETDRFLERSSAQQEDAGNYRLKASNALGEATSQVAEAVIIGNVAEALDTPERAWQLEGGGYFFAQSEVTHDGVDALQSSSESSFFGKLSVIETEVAGPANVSLYWKQDVAWTPSEIALFVDDELVGRMSRARDWNRVLAKAPAGVHTLRVQSLIESGSTLWIDEVEVFERPAIHAIVRPVAVEVGDTAQLWVDAFGAGSLTYQWFKDNVPLVGEDRSVLDLENLDTETEGMYHVLVENEYGSAQSEPVAVKVLTRVAPEVADESVDLAFQESDGWIATVDGEGEVALVSTANSSGEENRLEAIVQGPGSLVFDLGIESSGCCASVRLLVDDEQRALYSDGFEGEGAPALTQRQVWLEEGVHLVSWVFRYGNNAPPNARAAFLDSIRLTSDPVFTKHPVSRRVVEGATVTLSVELANVEGMSFQWYREDQPIAGATAARLRLVTVGAEQEGAYRCVVTNALGVNARSDAANLTVVTGLAQALDLDFGKLVSGGREWERQSEQTISGDDAVAFIASEASSFSLFAFDIEVPDGERRALAFWIRIQGLSENASARVSESGGKEFRFRENFDWKRVVLPLAKDGPNRVTFSVNKSTGLQRDDLGVWLDGFELVEAPVFYEQPISIARYWGDEVELTAEATGATPLTYRWVHDSNGSTGDSSSPDGALTVSLDRLWDGSAGAYQVEAANQVGTAISERVDVALLENRFSAAVGAPGTTVWSEGNRLWEISPEERSVGEAGLTVGDLGPRQESSVFWWVRGPGTLSFDWKLDSPSQKDRLLFFVNGFQVSGLYQSSDWRGYEVDVGDAFYLAEVALSTSGEETQRIGRAWLDAVRFERPGAQGYADWRGDAFAGWSGEQGLTAAEADADQDGVANFAEYAFGTDPLERNALPKVAMRMQDGRWSAMVDFTLNPVADDVSVGLEISRDLRRWYPLRARFAESGDGDSRHATLAYLLEEDELDKEAYVRLAVYYLDGAE